In one Acomys russatus chromosome X, mAcoRus1.1, whole genome shotgun sequence genomic region, the following are encoded:
- the LOC127184652 gene encoding claudin-34-like: MVRNHANLQLGGFAVATLAWFLCSVSMGLPEWRVWCFQDPLDSKPSMTLVGMWRTCVHHQERNSSIVRVCYQYSYQDTFIPLDIRVAQHLLLVSSRLGMLAAISDIIALCKLYSGRLRKKATYNPFCLPGILNIIASSFVFLTILYNYVSIVRKDGIAFPPYFHTPSFPDTQKIGIALAMATLSSFLFLVGGTIALSFTLPSRYEMCSII; this comes from the coding sequence ATGGTCAGAAACCATGCCAATCTGCAGCTAGGAGGTTTTGCTGTGGCTACTCTAGCATGGTTCCTTTGTAGTGTCTCTATGGGCCTCCCCGAGTGGCGAGTGTGGTGCTTTCAAGATCCATTGGACTCCAAGCCCAGCATGACCTTAGTCGGGATGTGGAGAACCTGTGTTCACCACCAGGAAAGGAATTCCAGCATTGTCAGAGTGTGTTATCAATACAGCTACCAGGACACCTTCATTCCTTTGGATATTCGAGTGGCCCAACACCTGCTACTCGTTTCCAGCCGTCTCGGCATGCTTGCTGCAATATCTGACATCATTGCACTTTGTAAATTGTACTCAGGGAGACTCCGGAAGAAAGCCACCTACAATCCATTCTGTCTTCCAGGGATTCTGAACATCATTGCCAGCAGCTTTGTCTTCCTTACCATCTTGTACAATTATGTATCCATCGTTCGCAAGGATGGGATTGCCTTCCCCCCATATTTCCACACACCCTCCTTCCCAGATACCCAGAAAATTGGCATTGCACTGGCAATGgcaaccctttcttctttcttatttctagtAGGTGGCACCATTGccctttctttcactcttcccTCAAGGTACGAAATGTGTTCTATCATTTAA